A single region of the Hylaeus volcanicus isolate JK05 chromosome 5, UHH_iyHylVolc1.0_haploid, whole genome shotgun sequence genome encodes:
- the LOC128876773 gene encoding uncharacterized protein LOC128876773, with protein sequence MGLIGFTIKTTVVGGIVYYTYYEGLWSKSEETAKLYHKIHEHVAPYIIYNTTNSLIRHEFNKLPSVTTITTCAKKSWNKGVMNTMEFVSDLPTHVVNGATSVSETVQKYMKEQKQ encoded by the exons atggGTTTAATTGG GTTTACGATAAAAACCACTGTTGTGGGTGGTATCGTATATTACACCTATTACGAAGGTCTGTGGTCGAAATCAGAAGAAACTGCTAAATTATATCACAAAATACACGAACATGTCGCTccttatattatatataatacgaCAAATTCTCTGATACGGCACgag tttaataaactaccAAGTGTCACAACTATTACAACTTGTGCAAAAAAATCTTGGAACAAAGGTGTTATGAATACTATGGAATTCGTGTCTGATTTACCTACTCATGTGGTTAATGGTGCAACCAGTGTCTCTGAAACTGTACAGAAGTATATGAAGGaacagaagcaataa
- the LOC128876772 gene encoding FAST kinase domain-containing protein 4 isoform X1 produces the protein MLQFNTTICTVTARFTPRLWPLTSFFTTNSPVKESSNINVKHKYEPPSTMMMTKDQQTKFNELKETVCNSLKKDSWITSKVQGAQNVHDLLALINMPHLPQKEVVMVMNSIINWVNVEKLNMTDTKNENTTKDHKTKNEIVQPTTKTIRIKISNDFSKYGDLSTSAMIKEISNLANMKERNPKLLKFLFDNIVEYNVMLSPGQCSNLLYNIATLCYYDDMLLSKISSDLIKSMNEKSIDSMHSIVKSMAMIRYKNMDFLNHMSKIIIDSNATLEDNYVLTMLQAFAILGYDTEQTNTIIERYVPLLSMESLKPTKQLDVVWSLVLLNKATNSQIEPVLNGDFIKSLMPTDSTKNLSKQIKLLNINAAAKYIMKNYQGPLLTDLDVPYVTQSYTKQKQLHVNALEETLKFILKPSDYEMNVNTKMGFTLDAVYYRNTNQKPSVVNTNSNKVAIVIHDYYAYCQGNRDLQGIIKLHNKLLKHSGYHLISISYDHFGAEDKLVKRVQLLDRHLKSLK, from the exons ATGCTCCAGTTTAATACAACTATTTGCACCGTAACTGCCAGATTTACTCCCCGATTATGGCCTCTTACCTCATTTTTTACAACAAACTCGCCAGTAAAAGAATCTTCTAACATAAATGTTAAG CATAAGTATGAGCCACCATCAACCATGATGATGACCAAAGACCAACAGACTAAGTTTAACGAACTTAAGGAGACAGTGTGTAATTCTTTAAAGAAAGACAGTTGGATTACATCAAAGGTTCAAGGTGCACAGAATGTACATGATTTATTGGCTCTCATAAATATGCCTCATTTACCTCAGAAAGAAGTTGTAATGGTTATGAATTCCATTATAAATTGGGTGAATGTAGAGAAGCTAAATATGACAGATACTAAAAATGAGAATACTACAAAAgatcataaaacaaaaaatgaaatagtacAGCCTACAACAAAAACCATCAGAATTAAGATATCAAATGATTTCTCCAAATATGGTGATCTTTCCACATCTGCGATGATCAAG GAAATATCAAACTTAGCAAATATGAAAGAGAGAAATccaaaattactaaaatttttatttgacaacATTGTTGAATACAATGTAATGTTGAGTCCTGGACAATGTTCAAACTTACTATATAATATTGCAACTTTGTGTTATTATGATGAC ATGTTACTTAGCAAAATTAGTTCTGATTTAATAAAGTCTATGAATGAAAAATCCATTGATTCAATGCATTCAATAGTGAAATCTATGGCAATGATTaggtataaaaatatggacTTTTTAAATCATATGTCCAAGATAATAATTGATTCCAATGCCACATTGGAAGACAACTATGTTTTAACTATGTTGCAGGCATTTGCAATATTAGGTTATGATACCGAACAAACAAATACCATCATAGAG AGATATGTACCACTTTTATCAATGGAATCATTAAAACCTACAAAACAGTTAGATGTTGTTTGGTCCTTGGTTCTATTGAACAAAGCTACGAATTCACAAATTGAGCCTGTATTAAATGGTGATTTTATTAAGAGTCTCATGCCCACTG aCTCAACAAAAAATCTGTCgaagcaaataaaattattaaatatcaatgcTGCTGCAAAATACATAATGAAGAATTATCAAG ggCCGTTACTTACTGATCTAGATGTACCATATGTAACACAATCATAtaccaaacaaaaacaacTACATGTTAATGCTCttgaagaaacattaaaattcatattgaaACCTTCTGATTAtgaaatgaatgtaaatacaaaaatgggTTTCACTTTAG atgCTGTATACTATAGGAATACTAATCAGAAACCTTCTGTAGTAAATACGAATTCAAACAA agTTGCTATAGTTATTCATGATTATTATGCGTATTGCCAAGGAAATCGTGATTTAcaaggaataattaaattacacaataaattattaaaacacaGTGGATATCACCTTATAAGTATTTCTTATGATCACTTTGGTGCAGAAGACAAACTTGTTAAACGAGTACAGTTGTTAGATCGACACTTAAAgtcattgaaataa
- the LOC128876772 gene encoding FAST kinase domain-containing protein 4 isoform X2: MMMTKDQQTKFNELKETVCNSLKKDSWITSKVQGAQNVHDLLALINMPHLPQKEVVMVMNSIINWVNVEKLNMTDTKNENTTKDHKTKNEIVQPTTKTIRIKISNDFSKYGDLSTSAMIKEISNLANMKERNPKLLKFLFDNIVEYNVMLSPGQCSNLLYNIATLCYYDDMLLSKISSDLIKSMNEKSIDSMHSIVKSMAMIRYKNMDFLNHMSKIIIDSNATLEDNYVLTMLQAFAILGYDTEQTNTIIERYVPLLSMESLKPTKQLDVVWSLVLLNKATNSQIEPVLNGDFIKSLMPTDSTKNLSKQIKLLNINAAAKYIMKNYQGPLLTDLDVPYVTQSYTKQKQLHVNALEETLKFILKPSDYEMNVNTKMGFTLDAVYYRNTNQKPSVVNTNSNKVAIVIHDYYAYCQGNRDLQGIIKLHNKLLKHSGYHLISISYDHFGAEDKLVKRVQLLDRHLKSLK; the protein is encoded by the exons ATGATGATGACCAAAGACCAACAGACTAAGTTTAACGAACTTAAGGAGACAGTGTGTAATTCTTTAAAGAAAGACAGTTGGATTACATCAAAGGTTCAAGGTGCACAGAATGTACATGATTTATTGGCTCTCATAAATATGCCTCATTTACCTCAGAAAGAAGTTGTAATGGTTATGAATTCCATTATAAATTGGGTGAATGTAGAGAAGCTAAATATGACAGATACTAAAAATGAGAATACTACAAAAgatcataaaacaaaaaatgaaatagtacAGCCTACAACAAAAACCATCAGAATTAAGATATCAAATGATTTCTCCAAATATGGTGATCTTTCCACATCTGCGATGATCAAG GAAATATCAAACTTAGCAAATATGAAAGAGAGAAATccaaaattactaaaatttttatttgacaacATTGTTGAATACAATGTAATGTTGAGTCCTGGACAATGTTCAAACTTACTATATAATATTGCAACTTTGTGTTATTATGATGAC ATGTTACTTAGCAAAATTAGTTCTGATTTAATAAAGTCTATGAATGAAAAATCCATTGATTCAATGCATTCAATAGTGAAATCTATGGCAATGATTaggtataaaaatatggacTTTTTAAATCATATGTCCAAGATAATAATTGATTCCAATGCCACATTGGAAGACAACTATGTTTTAACTATGTTGCAGGCATTTGCAATATTAGGTTATGATACCGAACAAACAAATACCATCATAGAG AGATATGTACCACTTTTATCAATGGAATCATTAAAACCTACAAAACAGTTAGATGTTGTTTGGTCCTTGGTTCTATTGAACAAAGCTACGAATTCACAAATTGAGCCTGTATTAAATGGTGATTTTATTAAGAGTCTCATGCCCACTG aCTCAACAAAAAATCTGTCgaagcaaataaaattattaaatatcaatgcTGCTGCAAAATACATAATGAAGAATTATCAAG ggCCGTTACTTACTGATCTAGATGTACCATATGTAACACAATCATAtaccaaacaaaaacaacTACATGTTAATGCTCttgaagaaacattaaaattcatattgaaACCTTCTGATTAtgaaatgaatgtaaatacaaaaatgggTTTCACTTTAG atgCTGTATACTATAGGAATACTAATCAGAAACCTTCTGTAGTAAATACGAATTCAAACAA agTTGCTATAGTTATTCATGATTATTATGCGTATTGCCAAGGAAATCGTGATTTAcaaggaataattaaattacacaataaattattaaaacacaGTGGATATCACCTTATAAGTATTTCTTATGATCACTTTGGTGCAGAAGACAAACTTGTTAAACGAGTACAGTTGTTAGATCGACACTTAAAgtcattgaaataa
- the LOC128876652 gene encoding stromal membrane-associated protein 1, translating into MTSRMEKERAKQIQEKCQNLLTQMLRDEDNKYCVDCDAKGPRWASWNLGIFLCIRCAGIHRNLGVHISKVKSVNLDTWTPEQVVSLQQMGNSRARAVYEANIPDSFRRPQTDSSLESFIRAKYEHKKYIAREWVPPPLPKVNWDKELDEEAERQRRRKKENSKSTNNQSILPPVKKPEVVPQLPKPKSSVSPKPNRANNTATLDLLGLDAPTANQSNVNGSGDDVFSSFLSAPPASVVSSSSTSSTTTSTAASIGKSEEESFFDQPAPSPQEKSKMTKDSILALYGTSGHQQSAIYGIPGGMYGQQSTVQYKQVPNMVTFGQQNSFPNQQSSLTQLNHLPTQISIATNQLPINQNQIAMNPNSLGPVAASSLGNCVHVSQINQMNGIPNSAVAVQPQMMMQLGQPNISSNNGWSGMLTQNLQPAPGSNPFFNLTSQQQQSAVFGAQLPQQISQLSLGGTNFSSIPGKSTTAALPGQTLSTNLWQ; encoded by the exons ATGACATCCCGCATGGAAAAAGAACGTGCCAAACAAATACAAGAAAAGTGTCAAAACCTTTTGACGCAGATGCTGCGCGACGAAGACAACAAGTATTGTGTCGACTGCGATGCAAAAG gACCAAGGTGGGCTAGTTGGAATTTAGGTATATTTCTATGCATTCGTTGTGCTGGAATACATAGAAACCTCGGAGTCCATATTAGTAAAGTTAAGTCTGTTAACTTGGACACATGGACACCGGAACAAGTAGTG AGTTTACAGCAAATGGGTAATTCCAGAGCAAGAGCAGTGTATGAAGCAAATATTCCAGACAGTTTTCGAAGACCTCAAACAGATAGTAGTCTTGAGAGTTTCATTCGCGCAAAATATGAACATAAAAAGTACATAGCTAGAGAATGGGTGCCACCACCTTTACCAAAG gTAAATTGGGATAAGGAACTTGATGAAGAAGCAGAAAGACAACGTAGACGAAAAAAGGAGAATTCTAAAAGCACTAATAACCAATCTATACTTCCGCCAGTAAAGAAACCAGAAGTAGTACCTCAGTTGCCAAAACCTAAAAGTTCTGTCAGTCCTAAACCTAATAGAGCAAATAATACTGCAACTTTAGATTTGTTGGGCCTag ATGCTCCAACTGCAAATCAGTCAAATGTAAATGGTAGTGGGGATGatgtattttcttcctttttatctGCACCCCCTGCTTCAGTAGTTTCAAGTAGTAGTACTTCCAGCACAACTACAAGCACAGCAGCAAGTATCGGTAAAAGTGAAGAAGAAAGTTTCTTTGATCAACCAGCACCATCACCtcaagaaaaaagtaaaatgacTAAAGATAGTATTTTGGCCTTGTATGGTACATCCGGACATCAACAATCAGCAATTTATGGAATTCCAG GTGGAATGTATGGTCAACAATCTACTGTTCAATATAAACAAGTACCAAACATGGTAACGTTTGGTCAGCAAAATAGTTTTCCAAATCAACAAAGTTCCTTGACTCAACTTAATCACCTTCCTACTCAGATATCTATTGCAACTAATCAGTTACCAATAAATCAGAATCAAATAGCAATGAATCCTAATTCGTTAGGACCAGTAGCAGCAAGTTCTTTAGGAAATTGCGTACATGTAAGccaaataaatcaaatgaatGGCATTCCTAATTCTGCTGTTGCAGTACAACCGCAAAtg ATGATGCAactaggacaacctaatattagtAGTAATAATGGATGGAGTGGGATGTTAACACAGAATCTGCAACCGGCCCCTGGTAGCAATCCGTTCTTTAACTTAACATCTCAACAACAACAGTCTGCTGTCTTTGGTGCTCag TTACCACAACAAATCTCGCAACTATCTCTAGGCGGTACGAATTTCTCGAGCATACCAGGAAAGTCCACTACCGCTGCTTTGCCCGGGCAAACGCTTTCTACTAATTTGTGGCAGTAA